Genomic DNA from Nitrosospira lacus:
GTAGTCCTCGATTGCCGGATTGACTGGAATCAGTACGGCGGGATTCACAATAGTGGGTGACTGCATGGTAGTCGTAATCTCCTCTTCAGAAAAGCCGGATAGCCGGCACGTCATCGTTGGACTGTACGCCCATCGCCGCAATGGGTCAATGCGAGCGGGATGACCCGAAATACGTGTTCGGGCGTGGGTATCGAATCAAGTCCATGGCGATGCCATGGTAATATCGGCGCTATTTGGTGTAAAATTACCCTTCCTTCTTTCCGATCGAGTCAACCGCACTTGTTACCGCGGGCTATACTGATCTGATCAAAACCGTCCAAACCGGATGTGCCGGATACCTTGATTGCCGTGCGATACTGGTTGAGCAGGCGGCAGGAAAACTCGACTGCGCTACACTGGCTTGGGCCTTCGCGCGTTTTGTTACGCTATGATATTGCTCCCCGAAACTGTCTGAAATTAACCAAAACTCGAAACGAGGGTAAAAATGAGTAGCAGACCACAAATTGTACTGACGTCTCAAGATCTGGACCGGCTGGAGGCGTTGCTTGAGTCGCTTCCGGAAAATGCGTTTCCCGGCAAGGCGGCATTGCGAGCCGAACTCGACCGTGCTGAAATTGTCGAGTCTGAGCAGATACCGCCATCGGTGGTAACCATGAATTCGACTGTTCGCTTCAGCATCGACTCCTCGGGTGAAGACTTCTGCCTGACCCTGGTCTATCCGAAAGATGTAGACGGTACCGGAGACAAAATTTCCATTCTCGCACCCGTGGGCAGTGCCCTTCTCGGTCTTTCCACCGGAGATGAAATAGAGTGGCCACGGCCGGGCGGCGGCACAATAAAGGTACGGATTGTGGAAATTGTCTCCCAGCCGGAGCGCGAGGGTAAGTTTTACCGTTAGAAAGACTTGCCCTTCCTGGGAATAAAAAGAATAAGCCATTAATCCCGATGAGTGGTGAATGGAACCGCGGGTTATCCTGATCATGATCATTCAAAAAATGCCATGAGTCTGCTATAGTTGCGGGCATTTTTTACCAGGAACCCACAGGAACTTCCGCCATGAATATGCCCCGCCCCCTGATCCCTCAAGTGATGACCACCCCACCCACGGCATTTCCGGCCCGCATACGCGGACCCCTGTTGAAATTATGCCTGGGCGCGGGGACGCTGGGACTGGCATTGCATGTTTTCGCGGCAGACCCCGCTCCCGTCCCCCCTGCAACCACAACCCCGGCGGCCACGGCAACCGCAGGGGCGGCGGCGACACCCGCGGCTCCCAAGGCGGGCGCCCAATTCGATTGGTCGAAGGTTCCCCCCGTCACCGCGCCATCGCGTCCCGGCATGTTCGTCATAGCACCCTCCGGGCCGGGGTACTACTCGCTCTGGGATGTAGTCACCGGCAATGAGCGTAAGGCCCCGCCGGTTTCTCCCAATGCGCCCTATGCCCTCATGACCAACCCCGCTTTCGAGATCGATTACCGTTACATGGAGAAACCGGGCTATGAGCCGGATCTTTTCGATCCCATCAAGCGTATCCACATGGGCGAGGACTTCCTGCTGTCTTTCGGCGGCAGCTTCTGGTACCGGTACATGCGCGAATCCGATGCCCGTTTGACCAACACCAGCGATAATTACCATCTGATACGCAGCCGCTTCCACGCCGACTTCTGGTATCAGGACAAGGTCCGCATATTCGCCGAGTTTCTGGACGCCCGCAGTTTCGGTCAGGCCCTGGCGCCGGCCGCCACCGATGTCAATCGCACCGACATGCTGAACCTCTTCGCCGATATCAAGCTGGCGAACATCAAGGATGGCCCCGCTTATCTGCGCGTCGGCCGCCAGGAATTACTCTATGGCTCGCAGCGGCTGATTTCCACCCTCGACTGGGTGAACACGCGGCGCACCTTCCAGGGCGTCAAGGCATTCTGGCGCACGCCGACATTTGACCTGGACGCATTCTGGGTGCGTCCCATGATCACGGAAAGAAACCAGTTCGACAACTGGGATACCAAACAGGAATTCTTCGGTCTGTGGGGAACCTACAAGCCCATGAAGGGCCACCTGGTCGACATGTACTTCCTGAGCTTGGACGACAATCGCCACCGCGCACTCGGCAGGAACGGCATCTTGGGCGATTCGATCACGCATACCCTCGGCGGGCGCCTGGCCGGGGACTACAACCAGTTCCTCTACGAACTGGAAGGCATGTACCAGTTCGGCCAGTATTCCAATCAGGATATCTCCGCCTTTGCGGTCGCCTCCGGCGCCGGCTACCACTTCAAGGGGGCACCCATGAATCCCCAGGCCTGGCTGCGCTATGACTTCGCCTCCGGCGACAATAATGCCAATGACGGCCGGCGCAACACCTTCAACCAGCTCTTCCCCTTCGGGAACTATTACCTGGGCTGGATCGACCGGGTGGGCCGCCAGAACATCCACGACTTCAATGCCCAGATCAACCTGCATCCCCAGCCCTGGGCCACGTTTACCGCCCAGTACCACCGCTTCTACCTGGCCAACAAGCAGGACTTCCTGTACAACGCCGCCGGTGCCGCCACCTTGCGGGATGCCACCGGGCAAGCCGGCAGTTACGTCGGCGATGAAATCGACTTCCGCTTCAACATCCACGTCGACCGTCACCAGGATATCCTGGTCGGCTACTCGAAGCTCTTTGCCGGCAATTTCCTCAAGGCCACCGCCCCCGGCGTCTCGCCGGATCTCTTCTATGTCCAATACAATATGCGATTTTGATAATTATCAACAGCGCATAAAGTGTAGGGCGGCAATAAACGTAGCACATTGCGCCGTATGAGCATTCCTTCAACTCGAATCCGGCTGTTGGAGCGGTGGGGTGTGCGGTTTTGAGGGTGCAGAGCAAAGCGTAACAACGCGGAATGGCATCACCCAAGCGCCTCAACCACCCTCGAAATCGCATAACGCAAACACCTTGAGGCCCTGATTTTCCAGCCGGAGCCTGCCACCAACATCAGGCAGGTCGATCACGAAACAGCATTCCACCACTTCTCCACCCATTTCCTGTATCAATGCGGCGGCGGCCTCGGCCGTGCCACCGGTAGCGATGAGGTCATCGACCAGCAGCACCCGATCGCCTTTCTGAATCGCATCCACATGAATCTCGATACGGTCGCTGCCATACTCCAATTGATAATCGCGCCCGCGTGTCTCCGCAGGCAGCTTGCCCTTTTTGCGTATCGGCACGAAACCCAAACCAAGTTCATAAGCGACGGGGGTGCCGATGATGAAACCGCGTGACTCGATACCCGCGACCTTGTCGATCTCTAGTTTTTTATAACGGTTGGTGATCTCCTGAATGGTGGCGCGCAGTCCTACCGGGTCCTTGAGCAGCGTGGTGATGTCCCGAAACATGATGCCTTCATGAGGATAATGCGCGATAGTGCGAATACGTGATTTAATTTGCATGAGAAGATCCTGTTTCTGGTTTCAATTCTTGGAGCTGTCAAATACTCACTCT
This window encodes:
- the rnk gene encoding nucleoside diphosphate kinase regulator; this translates as MSSRPQIVLTSQDLDRLEALLESLPENAFPGKAALRAELDRAEIVESEQIPPSVVTMNSTVRFSIDSSGEDFCLTLVYPKDVDGTGDKISILAPVGSALLGLSTGDEIEWPRPGGGTIKVRIVEIVSQPEREGKFYR
- a CDS encoding alginate export family protein, whose translation is MFVIAPSGPGYYSLWDVVTGNERKAPPVSPNAPYALMTNPAFEIDYRYMEKPGYEPDLFDPIKRIHMGEDFLLSFGGSFWYRYMRESDARLTNTSDNYHLIRSRFHADFWYQDKVRIFAEFLDARSFGQALAPAATDVNRTDMLNLFADIKLANIKDGPAYLRVGRQELLYGSQRLISTLDWVNTRRTFQGVKAFWRTPTFDLDAFWVRPMITERNQFDNWDTKQEFFGLWGTYKPMKGHLVDMYFLSLDDNRHRALGRNGILGDSITHTLGGRLAGDYNQFLYELEGMYQFGQYSNQDISAFAVASGAGYHFKGAPMNPQAWLRYDFASGDNNANDGRRNTFNQLFPFGNYYLGWIDRVGRQNIHDFNAQINLHPQPWATFTAQYHRFYLANKQDFLYNAAGAATLRDATGQAGSYVGDEIDFRFNIHVDRHQDILVGYSKLFAGNFLKATAPGVSPDLFYVQYNMRF
- a CDS encoding adenine phosphoribosyltransferase; translated protein: MQIKSRIRTIAHYPHEGIMFRDITTLLKDPVGLRATIQEITNRYKKLEIDKVAGIESRGFIIGTPVAYELGLGFVPIRKKGKLPAETRGRDYQLEYGSDRIEIHVDAIQKGDRVLLVDDLIATGGTAEAAAALIQEMGGEVVECCFVIDLPDVGGRLRLENQGLKVFALCDFEGG